The region AATTGAGGACAACATATGGAGCACCCATAACTAAGCTAAAATCGCCATCACATTATTGTAACAAAAATCCATAAATATAAATGAGCAATGAATGATAGAAACTTACTAACGTAGAATGGTGAGGTagttggagaagaagaagaatactTTAAAAAAGATCAAGAGCATCTCGAGAAGCACAACATCTTGAGAGAAAGTAGAACAAGAAAGAAGACGAAAATACATATTTCCATAATCTAGAATCACAATGGGTAAAGGGTCGGATGTATACTAGTAAACAAAGAACACATTACTGATATCATCGTCAAAATAATCATGACAATGACAATTTCCATAAAAATAATCATATTAGGGTTAATAATATGCCATCACGCTATAAGCTACAGATTGACACGTGATAGACGACTAGGATAACAAATATCAAGAGGTCACATCAGTTTCTGACAAAGAGGTATGGGAATATCAAAGGACTAAATGATAAGACGGGTTAAAGATGGATGAAATATCCATTAAAATTGTCACTCACTTGCTACCCTCTTATAATAGACTCGCAAGTCACACCTCGACTCCAACGAGCCATGTTTGAGGGGAAACTCTTCCTACTTGATATGAGATTAAAATAACATCGGCCCACTAGGACAAATGAATGGGATTTAAGAAGGGAGGGACATAAGGCATCTAGAACATATTAAGTTATGCCCTAAAAATGCAACCAATAACCTGATGTGATTAAACAAAGGTCATTAAATGACATAAGGAATAATATGATAACACATGTCCTGAAGAAAAAGTTTTGGATTCCATAAATCCTAGAATTCACCTATAAGAAGGGGAAAACATAGTAATCAAGATGTACACTCTCTAAAATCTAAAAACATTATTCTCTACCTTATTTTCTCATTGACGTGAACATCAGAGTGTTGGGATATACCACACATCCTCTTCTCTCAACCAAAAGAAGAATTTGAAAATATAAACGTCATTGAAAACGATAATCTTATTAAAATCAAACCTTTCGGAAAAATATTTTGATCGAGAGGAGATGAAATACAATAGAGACTAAACTAAATTATATTTTGACACCTAGTTAACTTGTTTAAAACTATAAAAAAAGAAAAGTAAATTGAATTGAAGTATTTGATTTTCCATATATTATTTGATTCATATCTTAATAACGGTTAAAAGTAGTTGCAAAAACCCGGACAAACAGCCTATATAAATAAATAGTTGTTAACTTATTTTTCGCACGAATTTTGAATCCTAATCTCTCCCTCCATCAGCCATTCCCATACTCCTGTGTTCAGAACATCGATCACCGCTTCAGGTACcacttttcttcttcttcttctttcaaTTCCCATTGTAATCAATCGCTACGATACACGAATGTACTATTTATTTCTATAATCCATTCCAAATTCTACTTTATTCAATCAACTCCTTTTTCTTAATGATCGTTTAGGGTTTCTATCAACCCAAACCAGAACATCTATGATTTTATTCAATTTCTTATATTTGCCATGACTAAATTGAGTAGTAGATATAAACTATAACCTTacttctttttttcttttgtttattcAATTTCTTATACTTATGATCCAAGTGTTGATGAGGCCAAGGTTGACGAGAGCAAACAAATACACTTTGCTAAAGTTGAAAAGCGCGTGTGCACTACGGGCGGTGGGAGCACAGGAACTGTTAGGTGATTTTCTCATCCACACTATTTTAATAATGCTGATAGACTACATATTCTGTTAAACTCTAATCATTTTCATTGATGGAATGGAACTAAAATGCCCTTATTTTCAGGAACTTATGTCTTCGCGAGGACACGACTAAATATCTGTGGAATCTCAATGTCAATTCTGCCCACTATGATCCCAAGACTAGGTCCATGCGTGAAGATCCTCTTCCAGTTGCCCATCCAAATGAGAAATTCTATGAGGTAGCCTATCTCAATAATCAAAATTCATAAAATATCGTAATTTACTTTCCTTTCATATGCTTGTATTTGGATTAAATTAAATCTCTTTTTGTGTAATAGGGTGATAACCAATATAGGAATAGTGGCCAAGCTTTGGAATACAAGGATCtaaacaaacacacacaagaagCATTTGATAAGGGGCAAGATGTTCACATTCAAGCATCTCCATCCCAAGCTGAATTGCTTTATAAGAATTTTAAGATCATGAAAGAGAAAGTGAGGTCTCAAATGAAGGAAACCATTTTGGAGAAGTATGGAAATGCAGCTGATTGGGATAAACTTCCAAGAGAACTTTTGCTTGGTCAAAGCGAGATGCAACTTGAGTATGATCGTGCTGGTAGAATTATTAAGGGGCAGGTGAGACACACATTAAATCTGCACTCTCAGCTTCCTTTTGCTTATATTTATTTGTTCATTCAATGCTTTTAACCTTTGAACTCTTGACAATGTCATTATCAGTTCTAATCTGAACATTAAACTGCTTTGCAGTTGCTATTCAATTCGTTAATCTCGATATCTATTGATGTTTTTCAACAGGAGGCTGCGTTTCCAAGGAGCAAGTATGAAGAAGATATTTTGATAAACAATCACGCAACTGTTTGGGGCTATAAGTGCTGCATGCAGACAATACTTAATAGCTATTGTACAGGTGCTGCTGGCATTGAGGCTGCAGAGACTGCTAATATGAAGAACTTCAGGTGTCACTTCAGGCGTCTCTCTTGTTGAAAACCCATAGGTCTTTATGTTGCTTTTTTTGCATGTAGTTACTAGTATTCCATGGCTTTTGGTTTTGAATTTCTTAGTGAAAGAAATGTACTGCCTTCAATAGATTataatttttgtatttttcatgaaatttacatatgCAAAATGAAAGAAATTTGAGTGATATCATTTGGTACTTGTTATACACGCTTTCTGTTTAATGATTTTGATTATAAAATCTAAAAAACCATAGTTTTTATATGATTAAAACAAGAACATTGACTATAATGAGAGAAAAAATATATAATGATTAAAAAATTCAGCAATCATTTTAAAATAATACTACTAACCGTGTGTAAAACATTTGATAAATTTTATGAGAGTTTGAATTCAGTATTTATCAACATTACAAATTCTTTATTTAATCAACTAGTATTTATTTGTAGATTTTTCGGTTCTCATTTTTATCAACATGACAAGTGTGTTCATTCTCTAGCGAGTAGTGGGATTAACCACATCTTCTTGCTCTTGCTCTCAAGATATTTATTTTATCCTTTATAGTTTGACAATTATATTGATAAGGAAATGGAATAGTTCCATTCCAGTCACACAGAAAAGATTTTTAGAAAACAATTAATTACACTTCCTTATAATTGTGATTGTTAAAATTTGCTGCTGCGTTGCTGTATTCAAAAAGCTGATATTATTATTGAGACAATTCATCATTAGTACTAATGAAGAAGATAATGAAGGAGAAATTTTTAAAAAGTGTATGCATTTTATTATGGCAATTGGAAGGTGTACAAAACCAGTGTTATTCACCCCTCTTTACATGCATACAAATTCAGAGTAAGATCAGGGTAGTAGGGCGATACTTTATTGTTTTATTATAGGAAGTGAAATTTTTTACTACAGTtcattcaaaatttattttaTCATTATTATTCAAGACAAGATGGCCATCTTGTTATTGTATTGCATTATGCATAGCATCATCTCAATGAGATTGAGATTGAGACCGAGGGTGAACCAGCGGGCCACGGTTTCCACTGAGCTTTAACTCCGTGACTTGGCGTTGACGAAGACCAAAAGCATTTGCAAGAACCTCTGAAGGAGTGGCCCTAAACACCTGTTGTACGTGGCTAACAGCAGCTCTGTCATTTGTCTTGAACACAACATACTCTAATCCTTCTTCCTCCCCAGCTTGTTCCGCCACCACAAAGTTTTGCGGTACCACCACCAACTGTCCCTTTCTCACCTTGTTGTCGAACACCGTGTTTCCTTGGCAATTCACAATCCTAACTCTTCCTTCTCCCCTTATCACGTACAGCAGACTGTTGGCGTTTATGTTCCAGTGTGGAGCATATATACCATTCTGCATATACATACATACACGTTATTGATTAGTTtattaaaaaatcatttatgtaACTAATCATATCATGGAAATATACACATTAGTTTAATAGTTACCCTGTAGAGACGAACATACTCAGCACTGAGGCGTAAATAGCGGAGGACTGGGAGAGTTAAACTGTTTGCAGTGCTGATACGACCAGCACGTGGGTTATAAAGGTCGGCACGTGCAGCGTCCGCAATGTTCTCTCGAATTTTGGCACTACAGATAGTTTCTTCCAAACCATTCTTTCTTTCCTCACTTCTTTGTTTCTCCTcctcatcttcttcttcttcttcttcttcttccttctcCTCTCTGTGAGAGTGAGAATGACTTtgttctttttcttcttcttccttcccCTTGGGGTTGATAATGCGGAGACCTCCCTCAACTCGCACAATTTGACTCCTTTCGTCTCGTGGAGATCGGAGTCTCTTCGCTGTATCCTCTTCAGTGTTGAACGTTTGTGCTAAAAACTCTGAGCTGAAGCCACTCAGCACGCTGTTACCTTCGTTTTGTTCTTCAGATTCCTCTTCTTGTTGGTGATGTCCACTCCTACGTCCAACAGGGTAACTATGCTTTTGCCGATGCCTTCCTTGTTGTTCCTCCTGTGTTTCGGGGAACTCTGTTTCTGGGTTCCCACCAAGGTAAAATACCTGCATACACATATTTACGTGTGATTGATTTAGTATAACAAATTATACATTAGAAACTTTTAAAGTTATAATCGAATGAGCATGCTGTATGAACAATTTATAAGAGATAATGTAATGTATGGATACACTATTACTTACTCTTGGGGTTGAATCGAGCTGGTTTGCAATGTTGGAAGTGTCAAGAAGACTAATGGCAACAAGAGGTTCATCGCCATGGTTATATGTCCAATAAGGAATTCCCGATGGAATGGCAATGATATCACCTTTTCTGAATCGACGAATCTTCTGGTGACTGTCACCTTGTTGCTGCCTGGATTCTTGTCTAGATTGTGATGAACGCGGCTCTTCATAAGTCTCAGGACAGCCAGGAAATGAAAGTCCAAGAACACCCTTTCCTTGGATGATGAAAATCAACTGTGGAGAGGGTGAGAAAGATGGCAAGTGGAGTCCATTAGGGTCGATGGTGCGTCTAATAAGTGACACACCGGCGCATTTTAGCTCAGGGTGATTTGGATTCCATGTCTCAGTGAGACCAGCTTCGGACTCAACACGGTGGTCTGGTTCCAATGCATTGATACTGTCTAGCTGGCATTGGTTAAGTCTGTCAAACTCAGAGCTAGTTGCTAAACATGCGCTTGCAAAGAGTAGCAAGGAAAGTGAAAGCAAAGATAGAAAAGGTTTGGACATTGTGACTGTGATCATAAACTACTAAGGAGAGATTGGTGAGTGAAGTGGTGAAGTGGAGAAGCTGTGTTGTGGTGATTTATAGGAAGAGGGGAAGGGTGAGATAGGAACACGTGTGACAGAATGTGTATGACATTGTTCAGCATGCATGGCTATGGAGTCCTAAATTGATACACATCATATGTGGGACGCAGCGCAAGTAGCCGCTTCATTCATTCTTCACAGATTGATAATTAGTATATATCCAAATACCACAAAGAGACAATGAATATTTGTTGGTATTCTTATATGTGGATGGTCCCCTTCACTTCTCTAGTTCTTTTCTCTGCGTCGACTCTATGCATTTATCTCTTTAACTCAACTATTAATTTACTGTCTAGAGCATATATTTCATTCGACTCTTGCATGTTTTACTACTTTATAAACTTTAATAATTGGCCTCCTCCACTCAAAATGTACTGCTGGTGTATTACTCCCTGATATAATATAGATACAGTTGTCTTTCTTTTAGGTAAATTCTAGATTGACTGGTTATGTATTTTGCTAAATTTTCATTTCAAATTAGAAGATGAAGATGACATGATGATGATTGCACAAATAAATTTTAGCTTGTGTTAACACACTTAACTTTATGTTCAAATCCCTCCCACCTATTTAGTATTTATGCAAATGGATTAATTGACGATTCTTTCAACATACTTTAGAAACTTTGATATGAATTACATGCTTACATCAAGCATAATAA is a window of Lathyrus oleraceus cultivar Zhongwan6 chromosome 6, CAAS_Psat_ZW6_1.0, whole genome shotgun sequence DNA encoding:
- the LOC127091603 gene encoding legumin J precursor, whose protein sequence is MITVTMSKPFLSLLSLSLLLFASACLATSSEFDRLNQCQLDSINALEPDHRVESEAGLTETWNPNHPELKCAGVSLIRRTIDPNGLHLPSFSPSPQLIFIIQGKGVLGLSFPGCPETYEEPRSSQSRQESRQQQGDSHQKIRRFRKGDIIAIPSGIPYWTYNHGDEPLVAISLLDTSNIANQLDSTPRVFYLGGNPETEFPETQEEQQGRHRQKHSYPVGRRSGHHQQEEESEEQNEGNSVLSGFSSEFLAQTFNTEEDTAKRLRSPRDERSQIVRVEGGLRIINPKGKEEEEKEQSHSHSHREEKEEEEEEEEDEEEKQRSEERKNGLEETICSAKIRENIADAARADLYNPRAGRISTANSLTLPVLRYLRLSAEYVRLYRNGIYAPHWNINANSLLYVIRGEGRVRIVNCQGNTVFDNKVRKGQLVVVPQNFVVAEQAGEEEGLEYVVFKTNDRAAVSHVQQVFRATPSEVLANAFGLRQRQVTELKLSGNRGPLVHPRSQSQSH